The DNA sequence CTGGAAATATCCCAGGGCGACTTCACCGTCTTCACCAGCCGTCCCATCTCCGCCGTGCTGATCGGCCTTGGCCTGCTCATCATCTGCAGCCCCCTGCTCAAGCTCCGCAAACCCAGGGCCCTCATGGAGGACCCGGAAGCCTGATTCCCCGCCACTACCCGCATTTCCCGCACCGCTTCAAAGGAGAAGAACCATGTCACGCAAGAAGATCATTGCAGCAGTCGCAGCTGCGTCCCTGCTCGCCCTCACCGGCTGCGGCGCCAACGCCGGAGCCGGCAACTCCGCCGCAGCCGCCGGCGACTTCCCCAAGAAGGGCAAGTCAATCGACCTGATTGTCGCCTTCTCGTCGGGCGGCGCCGTGGACACCGCCGCCAGGCTCATCCAGCCGGTCCTCGAAAAGGAGCTCGGCACCAACGTCGAGGTCATCAACAAGCCCGGTGCCGGCGGCCAGATCGGTTACACGGCCCTGACCGGCGCCAAGCCGGACGGCTACACCATCGGCGCCACCGGATCCCCCTCGGTGGTGGTCTCACCCCTGGACCCGGCCCGCGGCGCGAAGTACACCAGGGACAGCTTCCAGCCGCTGGGCCGGCAGGTCATCGACCCCACCGTCATCGCCGTCCAGCCGGACAGCCCGTACCAGACCCTGAAAGAGCTGCTGGAAGCGGTCAAGGCCAAGCCGAAGTCACTCACCGCCAGCACCACCGGGATCCAGACCGGCGAACACTTCGCCCTGGCCCAGATCCAGGAAAGCACCGGCTCGGAGTTCGCGCCGGTCCACTTCTCCGAGGGCGCCTCCCAGGCCACCACCGCATTCCTGGGCAAGCACGTGGACGTCCTGGTGGCCAACGTCAGCGACGTGAACGACCTCAGCAAGCAGGGCAAGGCACGGGTGCTGGGCGTCATGTCCGGGGACCGCGCCCCCTCGCTGCCGGACATCCCCACGTTCAAGGAATCCGGCTACGACCTGACCGCCGGCACCGCCCGCGGATACTCCGCGCCCGCCGGGCTCCCGGCTGACGTGGCCAAGAAGCTCGAAGCCGCCATCGAGAAGGCCATCGAGGACCCGGCCGTGGTGCAGAAGATGAAGGACCTGGGCCTGCAGACCAGCTACCTCAACGGCACCGACTACCAGAAGTTCTGGGCAGGCCAGGAAGACGACTTCAAGAAGGTCCTCCCGCTGGTCCAGAAAAAAGACTGACCCCTCCACCCCTAAAGGAACCGACCATGACAACTCCAGCCATCGACACCAGCGCCGACTTCGCCCGCCCCGACCAGGGCATCGTG is a window from the Arthrobacter sp. NicSoilC5 genome containing:
- a CDS encoding tripartite tricarboxylate transporter substrate binding protein — encoded protein: MSRKKIIAAVAAASLLALTGCGANAGAGNSAAAAGDFPKKGKSIDLIVAFSSGGAVDTAARLIQPVLEKELGTNVEVINKPGAGGQIGYTALTGAKPDGYTIGATGSPSVVVSPLDPARGAKYTRDSFQPLGRQVIDPTVIAVQPDSPYQTLKELLEAVKAKPKSLTASTTGIQTGEHFALAQIQESTGSEFAPVHFSEGASQATTAFLGKHVDVLVANVSDVNDLSKQGKARVLGVMSGDRAPSLPDIPTFKESGYDLTAGTARGYSAPAGLPADVAKKLEAAIEKAIEDPAVVQKMKDLGLQTSYLNGTDYQKFWAGQEDDFKKVLPLVQKKD